The following proteins are encoded in a genomic region of Candidatus Zixiibacteriota bacterium:
- a CDS encoding PQQ-binding-like beta-propeller repeat protein, with amino-acid sequence MLKRLLFAVFVLGLVFSLSGTAISGIGEKPVEALNAIPTVNPNAQLYNDIEDARPAPASFKKPMDQGPIEVQMSGVASSPPSAYFCEDIGYYDDTVSSVWVWSIPDAWGDDLMNMRFTVEEGIECTLKVGWVLMYGGFATGTPDMRVYLWDDDGFGFPGNKLDSTDVPNAAMGGSFWWAEANWAAADWVFTNGEEYHIGWSTLGGDGDTLWCVSDKGTGPHSYTGEERASENWNGFWGTMLADWGEDVCFLMTSERCCYELPFTDCYSQSWDEGTAYWWKAPHDAYGIIDYAQRFTVAGVETLQSVDIDVYDFTGSSSQNAGIVGNDDLIISVWDDNAGYPGSVIAQETVPAGTYVYHPAYTNVDFSAHNLVLGSGDFYVSFNSTGDLGAGDFEGTLSDDETTGHGRSYCIYGGDWWTIGDLFGIDVDMKYTANLCKDPYFECELVWYDVGPQYYWTLPDAYGDVADAQLMKSVGQECEVREVSWALYDFNPGVAYAHNSVVSVHEDVGGLPGPALASVTLTPADYVMFPSYTTVDFAPLAVAIQGLYWVSIESLSPTEAEGIATMTDFGGGGWMNGAAELWNGFWGLLCVDWGGVPCDIAFLAESYHCCIPHEERVCDPNGEGWVTHQHDQQRTGASFNSFSDAQCDLTTQWCYTHPTNQIFYTGPAISGDKIACAWDNQVQVKDLATGAALYTLTGFPLGNQIRCTPHIAGGVMYLSGGDQQSTSAWDFATGAPIWSRDITSVGVGGLFGQTRYGSFIILDQGGTDVLYFGTDDGAIVAVDAATGALYGGWASNPVYIAPGAPLKSGSTDGSQLFYNTYPGGVEGDVYAIDGASGAINWQLSTAGGLQAATVYPEGPQGGEGFAAPNAVDLEKSLLFVNSSIAAPYHPGDGVMYGINTSDGSVAYAVPSHRPNTAGTAAGPVVDRARIYQAGQSWWATPPAGGLILAFNKTTGASVWATSSPEYNTYRGDMALSCEPEGADDILIDVGHHGFIDFRNSATGDEIFRRRITYGGFPNSIALSAAIGPGYLAISDLYGTLSVLAKGDDRPRLEIQSYQPSPSVEFGPATSLHVPLPNELVNTGCTDLIFGQLETNTSANHPWIPPDFAPANVRPDVMDRASSITDRLTEGFELKAIPARPEADVDDYFVLRDRGEQMLNLGADAGVPFLQYATHTEAVVWPHAGDILAAGDTADLVLDVNQSMILRGPQDFYIVIPSNDPDFYLHDVCGQTLYGAPEIHVTIVGGCLIDTTTMQFGMGGGNTQLVTNNGRIGTGDWDPHAIDIDGDDASVYQGSFVWAGGVFEQALSTQDWYSGGGEAESYWSMQPDPNWCDDMCKAHIDEGVTLSCLGGYSTDGLTYEPIMGNRVCATYLDSMQNFDLGGGWDWSNYGAPFDNDLTMGLMCNSRTVGAVDFEPLKDLTVDIMEITERNGDPVDGWRMGATMDYDVGSDDIASRSAAGSAAWVSNGGVGDTQWGMIKFPFGCGSNPNVDFTPLINSVSGHGDGMWFNTPTLYLGDSAWDFMNRPAGEYSQAPFTSDREAHFTIAGHDFAGGDTYELAVAQFGLHGTSGDATEVDALAALANKWLGFGRGDVNNDGAIDVGDVVCLARYVNGTGPGPIPFMHLGDVDCDGDVDMDDVIYLAEFLYNDGPCPCGDWCF; translated from the coding sequence ATGTTAAAAAGACTGTTATTCGCAGTATTCGTTCTGGGTCTCGTTTTTTCCCTCAGCGGTACGGCAATTTCAGGCATCGGGGAGAAGCCGGTAGAGGCGCTGAATGCTATACCGACTGTCAACCCGAACGCTCAACTCTACAATGACATCGAAGACGCTCGTCCAGCCCCGGCTTCGTTCAAGAAGCCGATGGATCAAGGTCCCATCGAGGTTCAGATGTCCGGCGTTGCTTCAAGCCCTCCGTCAGCCTACTTCTGTGAAGACATAGGCTACTACGACGACACGGTTTCATCCGTCTGGGTGTGGAGTATTCCGGATGCCTGGGGCGACGATCTCATGAATATGCGCTTTACCGTCGAAGAAGGTATTGAGTGTACTCTGAAGGTCGGTTGGGTCCTGATGTATGGTGGTTTTGCCACCGGTACTCCGGATATGCGGGTGTACCTATGGGACGACGACGGCTTCGGTTTCCCCGGCAACAAGCTGGACTCGACCGATGTACCTAATGCCGCCATGGGCGGATCCTTCTGGTGGGCCGAAGCCAACTGGGCGGCTGCCGATTGGGTCTTCACTAATGGTGAAGAATACCATATCGGCTGGTCTACCCTGGGCGGCGATGGTGACACGTTGTGGTGCGTGTCCGATAAAGGTACCGGTCCGCACTCGTACACCGGTGAAGAACGGGCCAGTGAAAACTGGAACGGCTTCTGGGGTACGATGCTTGCTGACTGGGGTGAGGATGTATGCTTCCTCATGACATCTGAGCGTTGTTGCTATGAGTTACCTTTTACCGATTGCTATTCTCAAAGCTGGGATGAGGGCACTGCCTACTGGTGGAAAGCTCCTCACGACGCTTATGGTATTATCGACTATGCACAACGGTTTACTGTAGCCGGAGTTGAAACCCTTCAGTCCGTAGATATCGATGTCTACGACTTTACGGGTTCCTCCTCGCAGAACGCCGGTATCGTCGGTAATGACGACTTGATTATCAGTGTATGGGATGACAATGCCGGCTATCCTGGCTCGGTTATTGCACAGGAAACCGTCCCGGCGGGAACCTATGTGTACCATCCGGCATACACTAATGTTGATTTCTCAGCCCACAACCTGGTCTTGGGTTCGGGGGACTTCTATGTCTCCTTCAACTCGACCGGTGATCTCGGTGCCGGCGACTTCGAAGGCACCTTGTCGGATGATGAAACAACCGGCCACGGTCGTTCCTACTGTATCTACGGTGGCGACTGGTGGACCATCGGTGACCTCTTTGGCATCGATGTCGACATGAAATACACTGCTAACCTGTGTAAAGACCCCTACTTCGAATGTGAGTTGGTTTGGTACGACGTAGGTCCGCAGTATTACTGGACTCTGCCGGATGCTTACGGCGACGTTGCCGATGCCCAGTTGATGAAATCCGTTGGGCAAGAGTGTGAAGTCAGAGAAGTCTCCTGGGCTCTCTATGACTTCAATCCGGGCGTGGCCTATGCTCACAACTCCGTGGTTTCAGTCCACGAAGATGTGGGTGGTCTGCCTGGCCCGGCATTGGCCTCTGTTACTTTGACCCCGGCTGATTATGTGATGTTCCCCAGTTACACAACCGTCGACTTCGCTCCGTTGGCCGTGGCCATTCAAGGCCTCTACTGGGTCTCGATTGAATCCTTGTCACCGACCGAAGCTGAGGGTATTGCTACCATGACAGACTTTGGTGGCGGTGGCTGGATGAATGGCGCAGCCGAACTCTGGAACGGTTTCTGGGGTCTGCTCTGTGTCGATTGGGGCGGCGTGCCTTGCGATATCGCATTCCTCGCCGAATCCTATCATTGTTGCATCCCGCACGAAGAGCGGGTATGTGATCCTAATGGCGAAGGCTGGGTCACGCATCAGCACGATCAGCAACGTACCGGCGCATCGTTCAATTCCTTTAGCGATGCTCAGTGCGATCTGACCACGCAGTGGTGCTACACTCATCCCACCAACCAAATTTTCTACACCGGTCCCGCTATTTCCGGCGACAAGATTGCTTGTGCCTGGGATAACCAGGTCCAGGTGAAGGATTTGGCTACTGGTGCCGCCCTATACACGCTTACTGGCTTCCCGCTGGGTAACCAGATTCGTTGCACCCCGCATATCGCTGGTGGTGTCATGTATCTGTCCGGTGGTGACCAGCAATCAACAAGTGCATGGGACTTCGCTACCGGCGCTCCGATCTGGAGCCGTGATATTACATCCGTCGGCGTCGGCGGCCTCTTTGGCCAGACCCGTTACGGTTCGTTTATCATTCTGGATCAGGGTGGAACCGACGTTCTGTACTTCGGTACCGATGACGGTGCTATCGTTGCTGTCGATGCAGCGACCGGCGCTCTGTACGGCGGTTGGGCTTCCAACCCGGTGTACATAGCTCCTGGCGCACCGCTTAAGTCCGGTTCGACCGATGGCTCACAGCTTTTCTACAACACCTATCCGGGTGGTGTGGAAGGTGATGTATACGCCATCGACGGCGCCTCCGGCGCCATCAACTGGCAGTTGTCAACAGCCGGTGGCCTACAGGCTGCCACAGTCTATCCGGAAGGCCCGCAGGGTGGTGAAGGTTTTGCCGCTCCTAACGCCGTCGATCTGGAGAAGAGTCTGTTGTTTGTCAACTCCAGTATTGCTGCTCCGTATCATCCCGGTGACGGTGTCATGTATGGCATCAACACCAGCGACGGATCAGTAGCCTACGCGGTACCTTCACATCGTCCCAATACTGCCGGTACTGCTGCCGGCCCGGTCGTCGACCGTGCCCGCATCTATCAAGCCGGTCAGTCCTGGTGGGCGACCCCGCCGGCCGGTGGGTTGATCCTTGCGTTCAACAAAACCACTGGTGCCTCGGTGTGGGCGACCTCCAGCCCTGAGTACAATACGTACCGTGGCGACATGGCCCTCAGTTGCGAGCCGGAAGGCGCTGATGACATTCTGATCGATGTCGGTCATCATGGCTTCATTGACTTCCGCAATTCCGCAACTGGTGACGAAATCTTCCGTCGCCGTATTACTTATGGTGGTTTCCCGAACTCTATCGCCCTCAGTGCGGCGATTGGTCCTGGCTACCTGGCCATAAGTGACCTCTACGGAACTCTCTCCGTATTGGCCAAGGGTGATGATCGTCCGCGCTTGGAGATTCAGTCGTACCAGCCTTCTCCTTCGGTTGAGTTTGGTCCGGCCACCTCCTTGCACGTACCGCTCCCGAATGAGTTGGTCAACACCGGTTGTACCGACTTGATCTTTGGTCAACTCGAGACCAACACAAGTGCGAACCATCCCTGGATTCCTCCGGACTTTGCTCCGGCCAACGTGCGTCCAGACGTGATGGATCGTGCCTCCAGTATCACCGATCGTTTGACTGAAGGATTCGAGCTCAAAGCTATCCCGGCCCGTCCGGAAGCTGATGTCGATGACTACTTCGTGCTTCGTGATCGTGGCGAACAGATGTTGAATCTGGGCGCCGATGCAGGCGTTCCGTTCCTGCAGTACGCGACTCACACCGAAGCGGTTGTCTGGCCGCACGCAGGCGACATTCTTGCCGCCGGCGACACGGCTGATCTCGTTCTTGACGTCAACCAGTCGATGATCCTTCGTGGACCTCAGGATTTCTATATCGTAATTCCGTCAAACGATCCTGACTTCTACCTCCACGATGTTTGTGGTCAGACTCTCTATGGCGCCCCCGAAATCCACGTGACTATCGTGGGTGGCTGTCTTATCGACACTACGACCATGCAGTTCGGCATGGGCGGCGGTAACACGCAGCTCGTGACCAACAATGGTCGTATCGGTACCGGCGACTGGGATCCGCATGCTATCGACATCGACGGCGACGACGCCTCTGTTTATCAGGGTTCGTTCGTTTGGGCCGGTGGTGTCTTTGAGCAGGCTCTTAGCACCCAGGATTGGTATTCTGGTGGCGGCGAAGCTGAATCGTATTGGTCGATGCAGCCGGATCCGAACTGGTGTGACGACATGTGTAAAGCTCACATCGATGAAGGCGTGACGCTGAGCTGTCTTGGTGGATACTCCACTGACGGCCTTACATATGAGCCGATCATGGGTAACCGTGTTTGTGCGACCTACCTTGACTCCATGCAGAACTTTGATCTGGGTGGCGGCTGGGATTGGTCGAACTACGGCGCACCGTTCGATAACGATCTGACCATGGGTCTTATGTGTAACTCACGCACGGTGGGTGCTGTCGACTTTGAGCCTCTGAAGGACCTCACCGTTGACATCATGGAAATCACCGAGCGTAACGGTGACCCGGTCGATGGCTGGCGCATGGGTGCCACCATGGACTATGACGTTGGCAGTGATGATATCGCTTCTCGTTCCGCAGCCGGATCGGCGGCGTGGGTCAGCAATGGTGGTGTTGGTGATACCCAATGGGGTATGATCAAGTTCCCGTTTGGTTGCGGTAGCAACCCGAATGTGGACTTCACTCCGCTGATCAACTCCGTTTCCGGACACGGCGACGGTATGTGGTTCAACACTCCGACTCTATATCTTGGCGACTCTGCTTGGGACTTCATGAACCGGCCCGCCGGTGAGTACTCCCAGGCTCCGTTCACCAGCGATCGTGAAGCTCACTTCACTATCGCAGGACACGACTTTGCCGGCGGCGACACATACGAACTCGCCGTGGCTCAGTTTGGTCTGCACGGAACCTCAGGCGACGCTACTGAAGTCGACGCCCTCGCGGCATTGGCTAACAAGTGGCTCGGCTTTGGTCGTGGCGACGTCAACAATGACGGCGCCATCGATGTTGGCGACGTAGTTTGCCTCGCTCGCTACGTGAATGGTACCGGTCCCGGACCGATTCCGTTTATGCACCTGGGCGACGTTGACTGTGACGGCGACGTTGACATGGACGACGTGATTTATCTCGCGGAGTTCCTGTACAACGACGGCCCGTGCCCGTGTGGTGACTGGTGCTTCTAG
- the gyrA gene encoding DNA gyrase subunit A codes for MPLESEKIETVFLEEEMKSSYLDYSMSVITNRALPDIRDGMKPSNRRILVAMNDLNLNPGKAHRKCAKIAGDTSGNYHPHGEQVVYPTLVRMAQPFNMRYPLVDGQGNFGSIDGDGAAAMRYTEARLTPIAVEILADIDKETVDFMSNYDATREEPTVLPGKFPNLICNGTTGIAVGMATSIPPHNLSEIAEAILKTIAEPDCENEDLMEIVSAPDFPTGGIINGREGIREAYRTGKGRLLVRARAAVEHMTNGKEAIVVTEIPYQVNKSNLLEKIADLVRDKVIEGISDLRDESDRDGMRIVVELKRDQQADIVLNQLYKHTTMQTTFSVMMLGLDHGIPKLLTLKQLIQSFVDHRHEVVTRRTQFELNKAETRAHILEGYRIALDNIDAVITLIKKSKDTPTAHAGLMKKFKLSDRQATAILEMRLQRLTGLERKKIEDEYRELIKRITQLKAILASKALRMNIIKEETEDLAKRFGDDRRTEIQDAAEELSVEDLIAEEEMAITISHLGYIKRLSVSAYRRQNRGGRGVKGIATKEEDFAEHLFIASTHEFILFFSTKGRCYWVKVHAIPTGGKLAKGKPIVNMCKLERGETITAFCRVRDFSPDRFVVMATRSGVIKKTPLDAFSNPRVVGVNAMNLPTDDELIEAQITDGSSDIVLASRKGMAIRFPESKVRSMGRTAYGVKGINLGKGDYVIGMVVLKRDSSLLVVTENGYGKRSSVNDYRVTNRGGKGIINVKTSDRNGEVVTIMEALDGDELILITKEGIANRQAVKDISVIGRNTQGVRLIKMSDGDLVTDVAKVAQEE; via the coding sequence ATGCCGCTTGAAAGCGAAAAGATCGAAACGGTCTTCCTCGAAGAGGAAATGAAGTCATCATATCTCGACTACTCCATGTCGGTCATCACCAACCGCGCTCTACCGGATATCCGTGATGGGATGAAACCGTCGAACCGTCGAATCCTGGTGGCAATGAACGATCTTAATCTGAACCCCGGCAAGGCCCATCGCAAATGCGCCAAGATTGCCGGCGACACCTCGGGTAACTATCATCCGCACGGTGAACAAGTGGTCTATCCGACTCTGGTGCGGATGGCCCAGCCGTTCAACATGCGCTATCCGCTTGTGGATGGTCAGGGTAACTTCGGTTCCATCGATGGTGACGGCGCAGCGGCCATGCGTTACACCGAAGCGCGACTGACGCCGATTGCAGTAGAGATTCTCGCCGACATCGACAAAGAGACGGTCGACTTCATGTCCAACTATGACGCCACGCGTGAAGAACCCACCGTATTGCCCGGTAAGTTTCCCAATCTGATTTGCAACGGCACCACCGGCATCGCGGTCGGCATGGCTACCAGTATACCTCCGCACAACCTCAGCGAAATTGCCGAAGCTATCTTGAAAACGATCGCCGAACCGGATTGTGAAAACGAGGATCTGATGGAGATAGTGTCGGCGCCGGATTTCCCGACCGGCGGCATTATCAACGGTCGCGAAGGTATCCGTGAAGCTTACCGCACCGGCAAGGGTCGCCTGCTGGTCCGCGCACGGGCCGCCGTTGAGCACATGACCAACGGCAAGGAAGCTATAGTCGTCACCGAGATTCCGTATCAGGTCAACAAGTCCAACCTGCTTGAAAAAATAGCCGACCTGGTGCGTGACAAAGTTATCGAAGGCATCTCCGATCTGCGCGACGAATCCGATCGTGACGGCATGCGTATCGTCGTGGAACTCAAACGCGATCAGCAAGCCGATATCGTTCTCAATCAACTATACAAACACACCACCATGCAGACGACGTTTTCGGTGATGATGCTGGGACTCGATCACGGTATTCCCAAGCTTCTAACGTTGAAACAACTGATCCAATCGTTTGTCGATCACCGCCATGAGGTTGTCACCCGTCGCACTCAGTTTGAACTGAACAAGGCGGAGACCCGGGCTCATATTCTCGAAGGATACCGAATCGCCCTGGACAACATCGACGCCGTTATTACGCTGATCAAAAAGTCCAAAGACACTCCCACCGCCCATGCCGGTTTGATGAAGAAGTTTAAGCTCTCCGACCGGCAGGCGACGGCCATCCTTGAGATGCGTCTGCAAAGACTGACCGGTCTTGAGCGCAAGAAGATCGAAGATGAATACCGCGAACTGATAAAGCGCATTACGCAACTCAAAGCGATTCTCGCTTCCAAGGCGCTGCGCATGAATATCATCAAAGAAGAGACCGAGGACCTGGCCAAACGGTTCGGCGACGACCGTCGCACCGAAATCCAGGACGCCGCCGAGGAACTCAGTGTCGAGGACCTCATCGCTGAAGAAGAGATGGCTATCACTATCTCGCACCTTGGATACATCAAACGACTCTCAGTGTCGGCCTACCGTCGCCAGAACCGTGGTGGTCGCGGCGTGAAGGGAATCGCCACCAAAGAAGAGGATTTTGCCGAGCATCTCTTTATCGCTTCAACGCATGAATTTATTCTCTTCTTCTCCACCAAGGGACGCTGCTATTGGGTGAAGGTACACGCTATCCCCACCGGCGGTAAACTGGCCAAGGGAAAACCGATCGTCAACATGTGCAAGTTGGAGCGCGGCGAAACAATCACTGCTTTCTGTCGCGTCCGCGATTTCTCGCCCGACCGGTTCGTGGTGATGGCTACGCGCTCGGGTGTGATCAAGAAGACGCCTTTGGATGCTTTCTCCAATCCGCGCGTCGTTGGCGTCAACGCCATGAATCTGCCCACCGACGACGAGTTGATCGAAGCCCAGATAACCGACGGTTCATCCGATATCGTGCTGGCCAGTCGTAAGGGCATGGCCATCAGGTTCCCCGAAAGCAAAGTGCGCTCTATGGGTCGCACCGCCTATGGCGTCAAGGGGATCAACCTCGGCAAGGGTGACTATGTTATCGGGATGGTCGTGCTCAAACGTGACAGTTCTCTCTTAGTTGTCACCGAGAACGGCTACGGCAAACGCTCTTCGGTCAACGATTACCGGGTCACCAATCGTGGCGGCAAAGGGATCATCAATGTCAAGACATCCGACCGCAATGGTGAGGTCGTCACGATAATGGAAGCTCTCGACGGCGATGAGTTGATTTTGATTACCAAAGAAGGGATAGCCAACCGCCAGGCGGTGAAAGATATCTCGGTGATCGGTCGCAACACCCAGGGCGTACGCTTGATCAAAATGTCCGATGGTGACCTTGTCACCGATGTCGCGAAAGTTGCCCAAGAGGAGTAA
- a CDS encoding radical SAM protein: MNRCTLCPRECGVDRIDGQLGYCRTDASLPISSICCHMGEEPVLSGSQGICNVFFAHCNLQCIFCQNHQISSNQGSLNSVDMSIEEAVGQIETILKGGAHGVGFVSPSHCLTQMRAIMTALNNRGWNPTFVYNTNGYDRLQTIRSLEGVIDVYLPDMKYMDNELAHRYSGATDYVGVATKALNEMYRQKGAAIELDNDGYITSGLIIRHLVLPGHVENSIEVLRFIAEELSVDVHISLMAQYHPTAAVRGHEQLHRCLGVQEYNRVIDEFEVLGFYRGWVQDLSSSAHYLPDFDNHHPFEE, translated from the coding sequence ATGAACCGATGTACGCTATGCCCCCGCGAGTGCGGCGTCGACCGTATCGACGGCCAACTGGGATACTGTCGGACCGATGCCTCACTGCCAATATCATCGATCTGCTGTCACATGGGCGAGGAGCCGGTGTTGTCGGGATCACAGGGTATATGCAATGTCTTCTTCGCTCATTGCAACTTGCAGTGCATCTTCTGTCAAAACCACCAAATCTCCTCCAACCAAGGCAGCCTCAACTCAGTGGACATGTCCATTGAAGAGGCCGTTGGTCAAATCGAAACCATTCTCAAGGGCGGCGCCCATGGCGTTGGCTTTGTATCGCCGTCGCACTGCCTGACCCAGATGCGGGCCATCATGACAGCCTTGAACAATCGAGGCTGGAACCCAACCTTTGTCTACAATACCAACGGTTACGACAGGCTTCAGACCATTCGCTCCCTGGAGGGAGTCATTGATGTCTACCTGCCGGACATGAAGTATATGGACAATGAGCTAGCCCATCGGTACTCCGGTGCAACAGACTATGTCGGCGTAGCTACGAAAGCGCTCAACGAAATGTACCGACAAAAAGGAGCCGCCATTGAGCTGGATAACGACGGCTACATAACGAGCGGTTTGATCATCAGACACTTGGTGTTGCCCGGTCACGTCGAAAACAGTATAGAGGTCTTGCGTTTCATTGCCGAGGAACTGTCGGTGGACGTGCACATTTCGCTCATGGCCCAATACCACCCCACAGCCGCCGTAAGGGGCCACGAACAATTGCACCGGTGTCTCGGTGTCCAAGAATACAATCGCGTGATCGATGAGTTTGAGGTTCTTGGTTTTTATCGCGGATGGGTGCAGGACCTGTCCAGCTCTGCGCATTATCTGCCGGATTTCGACAATCATCATCCTTTTGAGGAGTGA